TTTATAAGACTTGCCAAGTCTTGGAGACTTGGTAAGTCTCATTTCAAACCAATCAAAATCATGAAAAAGCTAACACTCATTTTCGCATTATTCCTGACGGTACTTAACGCAAACGCGCAAGAGTCACCCTACCAAAAAGCGATGAAAAAAGAGATCGCCAAACTGATTGAAACTGACTCGCTACCGGTATTGCAGCAATCGGCGAATGCATTTGCCCGAATCTGCGAACTGAATCCAAAAGAATGGCAGCCTTATTACTATCATGCGCTGGCCTACACTTATCAGGGTGTGAACAATGCACTCACTGCTGACAAAAAAGATGAAGCATTGGCCAAAGCAGAGGAAATAGCCCAAAAAGCGGATGGAGTGTCGCCAAACAACTCCGAAATCGTGGCTTTGCAGGGGTTTATCACGATGGCCAAAGTAAGCGTCGATCCGTCGGGCCGGGGACAAAGCTTGTCCGGCCAGGTGATGCAGACGTTTGGAAAAGCATTAGCATTGAATGACAAAAATCCACGGGCACTCATCTTGCTGGCTCAAATGGAATATGGTATGGCCAAGTTCTTTGGCTCCGGGACTGAGAAAGCTTGCGGATCGGCGAAGCAAAGTCTGGCTATATTTGCCGGGCAGGATCAGGCGGCACTAATAGCCGATCTTCAACCTACCTGGGGCAGAAATCTAGCAGAAAAAATGGTCAAAGGCTGTCAATAATTGCAATTTGACCGATATTGTAACCCTATGATAGTCACAACGCGAGGATCGAAAAAATTCTGGAACTTCTCCCCAGCTTTCCTGGGCATCAACTTGTTGATCGCACTCATGATCGCCCTGACTTCCTGTCTCGAATGCTTCCTAACAGGTGAAGGCTGGCGTGCTTTAATGGAAGAGTTGCCAGTATCTTTTTTAATGTCATGCACATTGAGCTATGGCGGTTTTCTGGTCGAACATTATTTTGATAAAACGATTTCATGGATTCAATATCCTGTAAAAAGGCTTGTTCTGGAATGCTTGTCGTACTTCTTGTATGTATTCTGCACGAGCTTTGTGATCATATTCTTGCATGTTTATTTCATCCGCCAGGCTTTTACATTAGACCAAATTCCATGGAAAGACCTGGTGAACTGGACTAAATTCCCGATGAAACTTTCCTTTGTTTTATCATTCATATTGATCAGTCGCTCTTTTTTACTCGAATGGCGCAAGGCTGCCATTGAAACCGAGCAGTTGAAAACAGAAAGATTTGCGCAGCAATACCAGTCGCTGAAAGACCAGCTGAACCCGCATTTTCTTTTCAATTCGTTGAATGTACTAAGTAACCTGGTGTACGAAAATCCGGACACAGCGGCCAAATTCATCCGCCAGTTGTCGGGGATCTATCGCTATGTGCTCGAAGTGCAGCAGGAAGAACTGGTCACACTGCAGCAGGAGCTCAACTTTGCCAATAATTATCTGTCCCTACAAAAAATCCGGTTCGAAGATGGTCTGCAATACCACATTCAGGTCGACCAGGCCAACCTCGGATTCCTGCCTCCATTGTCGCTGCAACTACTGCTTGAAAATGCGATCAAACACAACATTGCTTCCATCGAACATCCATTAAAAATCGATATTCTTTTGAATGGCAATGTATTGACTGTTAAAAATAATTTGCAGCTGAAAAGCAGTATTCCAGATGAATCCACGGGCGTTGGACTTTCGAATATTAGTAAAAGATACGAGTTGCTGAGTGCCGAAAATATCACCGTTGACAATTCCGGCGAATCATTTATTGTGAAATTGCCTTTGCTGAAAATATGAAGATCCTCGTTATTGAAGATGAAAAACCTGCCGCCCGGCGCCTGATCCAGCTCATTAAGGAGCGAATGCCGGAAGCTGAAATTTATGATAGCATTGACACCGTCACCGCTGCGGTAAGGTGGCTCGAAAGTAATCCACGGCCCGACTTGGTCTTTCTCGACATTCAGCTGGCAGACGGGATCAGTTTTGAGATATTTGAAAAAGTAAAAGTTACCGCACCTATTATCTTCTGTACCGCTTTCGACCAATATGCGATCAAGGCATTCAAGCTGAACAGCATTGACTACCTTCTCAAACCCGTCGATCCGGAAGAGCTAACCAATGCATTGAACAAATTCAAATCGGGGCTGCGGGAGCCAGTTATTTCTCTGGAACACATCCGCAGCCTGATACAGCCGCCACCGAAATCGTTCAAAACAAGGTTTCTCGTCAAAATCGGCGAACGCATTCAGACGGTTGATGTACAGAACATTGCATTCTTTTATAGTGAAGACAAGGTCACTTTCCTTCAATCTCGGGCGGGGAAGAAATACATCATCGACTACACATTAGACGAGTTGGAAGAAATGGTGTCGCCAGATACATTCTTCCGGCTGAACCGAAAATACATCAGCGCAATTTCCGCGATCAAAGATGTGTTCACTTACTCCAACAGCCGCCTGAAAATCCATC
The genomic region above belongs to Dyadobacter pollutisoli and contains:
- a CDS encoding sensor histidine kinase, which codes for MIVTTRGSKKFWNFSPAFLGINLLIALMIALTSCLECFLTGEGWRALMEELPVSFLMSCTLSYGGFLVEHYFDKTISWIQYPVKRLVLECLSYFLYVFCTSFVIIFLHVYFIRQAFTLDQIPWKDLVNWTKFPMKLSFVLSFILISRSFLLEWRKAAIETEQLKTERFAQQYQSLKDQLNPHFLFNSLNVLSNLVYENPDTAAKFIRQLSGIYRYVLEVQQEELVTLQQELNFANNYLSLQKIRFEDGLQYHIQVDQANLGFLPPLSLQLLLENAIKHNIASIEHPLKIDILLNGNVLTVKNNLQLKSSIPDESTGVGLSNISKRYELLSAENITVDNSGESFIVKLPLLKI
- a CDS encoding LytR/AlgR family response regulator transcription factor, with the protein product MKILVIEDEKPAARRLIQLIKERMPEAEIYDSIDTVTAAVRWLESNPRPDLVFLDIQLADGISFEIFEKVKVTAPIIFCTAFDQYAIKAFKLNSIDYLLKPVDPEELTNALNKFKSGLREPVISLEHIRSLIQPPPKSFKTRFLVKIGERIQTVDVQNIAFFYSEDKVTFLQSRAGKKYIIDYTLDELEEMVSPDTFFRLNRKYISAISAIKDVFTYSNSRLKIHLENCADNDILISREKMGAFKSWLGQ